Within Nematostella vectensis chromosome 1, jaNemVect1.1, whole genome shotgun sequence, the genomic segment AGGCATACAACAAAGGGACAAAGCCTTTCAAGTTGTCATCCAGAATATTGTCCTTATGTTTCATTTGTAATGCTGGAAGCAAGCTTGgaagaaagagaaaaacatgTAAGAGCAGCAGATAGGCTTTGAAGGACGAATCCACAGAGGTGTATAAGAAAATAGTGTTCATATATCCTGACCAAAGACATATAAAAAGTGCTGCAATTCCTGGCATTGCTATCTTGGACTCAACTATTGTGAGCTCTTTCGTTGTTTTCATGTAAGTGGTTACATCGTAGCGGTAGATAAATAGTGCAAAGGAGGTGCTGATTGCTCCGCCAAAGCCTAGCCATGTGTATGCACACAGCTCTAGAGTGGGAATGTTGATTTGTCTTGCCTTTGTGTTGATAAATACCACATATGGGAGGACAAACATCAAGAGCTGAGAAGACCACCAGTAACCCTCATTGGTATTGGTCACTACACTATATGCCTAGGGAAATAAACAGATAAGCAAAATCAAAATTTGGTGTTTATAGGGAATTGTACATAAGAGACATACAAGCAGAAATAATACAAAGAATTATGAATGATCTACTTAATTCAGTTTTTTCATACATTGTATTAATCCCACTACTGTATTTCATAACAGGCTACAGTATCATCATACAATAGGGTTATCCAGAGTCACCTTGAGCCCTGGACGCAGGCAAATCTCATGGGCTGACAAAGAGTTAATTGCAGAACTGTGTGACACTCTTTTAGGGTTTCCATGATTTCAGACATTCAAAATTTCAGGCTTTTTAATGACCTTTTTAAAGGTCATTAAAAAATTGCCcttcatgtaaaaaaaaattattcataAATGTACAAAAAGACAGACAAACAGAACAGGTTCGAAAGGGGGTCTTAATGTTGTTTCCTGTCCGATTTGTTCTGAATTCAATCTTTTATCTCAAATCCCATCTTTTTCCTTGGTTACCAAAATCCAGGTCGCGGGCACCGAAATCTAGTTTCCTGGCCTAAAATAAGGGCGAATCCCGGGTTGCATTTTAGACCCTTCGCTACCCTGACATAAAGACCAACAAGCAGGTTTAACCTGTCTCTTTAAAGTATCACCTCAACAATGATTTCTGACTCTTTAAGATAAGTACGGAAATCAGGAAACTCTCTCGCCCCCTCCACCATAAACATGTATATCTCTCTCCATGCCACAGTTATTGAGGTGAAACCGAGAAGAGGGAACACAAGCCATCGCTTTGGGAGACTTCGACAAGCCAACGAAACACCGACTGCCTTCCACAAGACGAATAGTAGACTGCCAACTAATGTCAAGAAGTACAGTGCTATACGGTACGGCTTGCTTTCCGCAACAAAATCCATGATCTTGGTAAAAACTGCAGTTCGAGTTCCAGAGATGAAATAAGCCCCGAAATAAGCGCGCAAATTCCACTGACACCTAAAACTGGTCAGCTGGTGTCGGAGTTTCACGATAAATTATCGAGCGACtagattatttttatcttcAGGCACAGAAAAAGGCACAAGcctgcaaaagaaaaaaaaatataataaaatataataaaaattaactaaagaaaagcattaaaaataaatctgAGATTAGATATTCGATGATATTAGTAATTTCGAATTCTTGTCATTAGTCGATTCACATTCGACTTACATTCGACAGCTCGGAAAACTTGATGGGGGACTGGGCTCTAGATACTTTTCAGTCGACGTGTTATTGAAAAGCCGGGTCGAGGGGATCGGTTGAAAATTTGTTTGAAATAATAATTTCTTACTCTTTTGGCTGTCCTGGTCTCAGCAAATGGCCGACTACAACAACGCTTATTACCCCCAAGACCAGGGTTTTTACCAGGATGGGTTTTACAACACGAATTACGATCAAAATCATCAGCAACAAGGCTATGATTACAATCAGCAGAATCAATATGACCAGCATGCAGGAAACTACTATTACGACCCAAACGTTCACCAGCAGCAAGATTACCCCGGGAACTCCTTTCAGATGGGAGGAGTGAAGCAAGTAGACGAAGCCCACACGAGCGGTTTTGAGGACGAACCTCCTTTACTAGAAGAGCTAGGATTAAACTTGGATCACATTTGGCAGAAGACCTTGTCCGTTCTTCACCCATTGAAACCAACAGACCAACATATTATGGACGATACCGATTTAGGAGGGCCTTTGCTGTTTTGCCTGGCTTTTGGGGGCATTTTACTACTCCATGGCAAAGTCACATTCGGCTATATCTATGGATACAGCCTGCTTGGATGTATTGCAATGTATGCAATTCTCAATTTGATGAGCCTAGCTGATGTGTCCTTCTCCACAGTTGTCAGTGTGCTTGGTTACTGTTTGTTACCAATGGTTGGACTGTCTGCCATTGCCTTGATTGTGAGCTTGCAAGGTGCACTGGGCTCTGTACTAACTGCCGTGACGATTGGTTGGTGCAGTCTGGTGTCGTCTAAGCTGTTTGTCATAGCACTAGGGATGGATCACCAGCAACCCTTAGTCGCATATCCTTGCGCTTTATTGTATGGTGTCTTTGCCCTCCTAACTGTGTTTTAAATGACTTTATTTAACCACATTCACAGAAATCTTGGCTCAAAGTTTATAAGGGCCACGAGAGGGCTTCACCAGGACTACAGTAGAAAGAGTAACTGAGGAATACCTCAGTATTTATtgagaaaaaggaaatattttgaaatatgacATAAACAGCAATGCATGGCATATTACAAGAAGCTAAACATAAAGATGAGACGGAGGGAATATATTTCGAATGAATGTCACATGATGAGAAACTGAACACAAGAACTGTGCAAAAACTGTAAAGTTTGTACAGGACctgaaatgatcccaggacccgaaacgatccccaaaagttccccaactgatcccgggacccgaaacgatccccaataGTCCCcaaaatgaaccccaaggaattagaGTAATGGACAGCataaggaatgtgtaaggattggctttcagttttaaaaacatatgaaacatttagctttgtttgtgttattaaaaggaaatttacattaactaaaactatagtattaagattttaatatacgacAGTGGtcgagtcagaaattggggtcaactaacaattcctgtgatattaatttgaagaacccggcatggataaatcatttttacataacaagccataaaagaaagtcttcaCATataggacatgctgcttttcatgggaagcgaaatgttttaaagttattttttggcatgtttgttttcggtgaatgaaagacctgtcatcatgagatcatgccggggtgtacgcacgactacatgaggaaattcaaaactcacataatattgctttcaacaaaagccacatcctcttaatattttgcatcggtagtagaagggttgttcgagtgtattactcagtgtgcttttgtcattccatcttctcggccaaaccggctgcctaaaatgtgtcagTCAATATTCGCTTGTGTAAACAAGGATtttgtggtgaaatacatgtttggttgtcaaatgaatattaatttttaggggtgatgtttacaggaaatgagatttatagtgtcagagtcatatGTCAGAACagcaaaatgttaagagtgtgatggaaggtcaaaagtttggttgatctgagcaaaggtgtgctatgtttatgctgttttcctttcagtagcaatttaaagctgggtatttgttttggactctgtttatgggtttaatgccgggcaatgtaataaatagaagtattgtgttggaatttaatatttttaggTCAAGTTGTTTAaaaatcgagtcgctgttaacccttttttatgcttcaagaattgcaagtatttctgctttccctttgtccattaccgcaattccttggggttgatttcggggactcctcggtatcgtttcgggtccgaggatcagttggggtacttttggggatcatttcgggtcccgggattatttcgggtcctgtacaagTTAATTTTGATATCCACATTTCGCATAGGCAGGAATGTCAGACTCTTATTGCTATACTTGTAGAAATATTGTTCAAGTACAATGTACAAGTCAAGGATTTCAGATGATATGATGGTTTTCTACTGAAACCCAAACCAGTCAAAGCCTAAACTGTATAATGTCCATGTCAAGGATTTAAAGACTGAAGTACATTTTTGGACATTTTCAGATGCAATACAGTTCAGAAGGTTTCAAAGTCTACTAAAAGTCAGTCATGGTCTAATCTGCAAATCATCATATCAAGTAAAGGGTTTTCAATACCTAGACTTGGATTCATTTGTTTGAGTTTCCAAAatgattgtaacattttgttgttgtcgatTTGTTTAATATTTAGTCAGCTATTCAACTTCTCCTTTTCAGTATACTACACACTAAAAGTactgatttatttattttttttaaagatgatTAAAGTACATGCGGTGTTCCAGGGCTCAAACTTTTATTAGAAAGATAGATACATATATTGATTTCTTTAGGTAGATGATAActaagataaaataaatatgaagGAGAACATTcatgtgtgttttttaaaGAGAGATTATGTAGGTTTTTCTATTTTCCCAGCTAAACTGCCTTGTTTTGTTTAATTCATGTCATCTTAGCAGTGCATGGCTTATTATTTCTACTTGGATGATCTGAGAAGTAAGCACATGTAGCTTGAATCAGAAGATACCAGCTTGTGTTGTTGCTTGCTTCACTCAGCCTTCATTCATTGTTCAGCACGGCATCATAGGACCATGGTATACTGTATGCAAATTTAAGCCTAATGTGTttactttttcctttttttttgggggggggggaggggtctaCTTGCAAACAGCAATGCAATGCAAGATAGTTGGTTTTATTATGAAATTCAATCAGTAACAGATTTGCTAATAATCTTATTCTTCAAACGAAAGTATTTATGCATAAGAGCACAAAGTCCCCCAATGGTTTTGCTGCACCATAGATGTCCAAAGTCCCAAGAGTTTTTAATTTCTCTTCTGCTTCCACCATCTATGAAACCCTGTTACTGCTTCTGGAAGCATTCTAGAACACCTCCATACAGGAACGAAAAAGGAATGGAATCATGCCTGTCTAGGGAGGTGAGACCGCCCAGGGTCGTTTCCTATTTAGGGACCGTACTTCTTCGATACGATCAGATGATATCTATTACTACTGTGCATCCCTAGCAAATCCTTGCGCATGAGAAAAGTGGTTTAGCCGCATAACAGTTATTACAGTTCGGCAGCTGAGCAAATATTATCGTTTCCAgaattgttttcaaaagaaagtgCCTTATTAATATATCTTAAGGGAGTAATTAGTTTGCCCTTCCATATGATATCCAAGTTATCATCGAGTAAGGAACCCTAAGAAGGAAATTAATAATAACCCTGTTACTATAAGACAGTTGCGCAAGTGAAAGCTTATATTTTTTGCCCAGATAACCTTGTTGAGAAACACGGAAGACTATCTTTGTGATtttggagaaagaaaatgtcagAAGGGCACACTTTTTTGcactttgtttgaagtttgtaaaaaaaagtcaaatggGCTTGCAAGGAAAAGGTGAAGCACTTTAATCTCATGGGTTAGAACCCGTTGTTACTATGACAATATTTGGCTGCCATATTGTTGTAGTGTCCTGCACCGCCCAGCTCATCATTTGAGTTGCTGTATTCTGTCTCTGTTATCGCCCTCAGTGATAACATAGGCATGACAGACTTGCTGCGAACGGGAGGCTTTGGTCTTCCTGTAGCTCTCACTTGCTCCATCTTGAGGCTAGAACTAGACAGCCTACCCATAAGAGATCCTCTTTCCATGTGGGAGCCCGGAAAGGACTGAGATAAACGTTTGCCGGTGGCGCCTAGCGTGGGCGAACATATAACGGACCCCCTCCTCTGAAGCTTGATAATGTCTTCACCTTTAGTCTTGAATAGActgctttttcttctttgaatCTGCGGTGAAGGAGATTCTTCTCTTTCCTTTTCTATTTCGGCTTCTGTGATTCTGTTTGTTGGCTTAACAGGGCACACTCTGTATGAAGTGGAAAGTTGACATTGATAAAGCTCGAACAAAAGAGAGAGCTCATCTCTTTGAGAACGAGACTGTTTTGCTTTATGGCCTGTAGGGGCGGTATGTGGTCTTTCAGGACATTCCTCGCCATTCTCAAATCTAGCATTAAATTCCGCATTTATTCGTGGAATCTTAACGCTGCTTTTGTTAACTTTATCCGAGCTACTTCCCGATAGTGACAATGGACTGAGCCAACTGTTTTTCACCATTTTCGCCCATTCCCTAGCAGTTTTCCAGTCTATATCGTCGCGAATTTCTTGTGAAGCTTTCCCCTCTTTTAACAAGTGCTGCGCGCACAGCATATTTCCGCTTTTCGAGGCCTGAATGAGTGGTGTAATTCCGTCCTTGTTGGTAACATCGACACTAAGTCTGAACTTGCGGTAAACAACCACCAGTTTTCTAAGGATGTCGAAGTTCCCGATAGATGCGGCATAGAACAGCGCCGTGTTACCTTTCTTGTCCCTATCATTGATATTAAAACTACTCACTCTTGTTAAAAAGAGTGTCAATAGCTGCTCTTTTTCGCTTAAAACAGCTTTCATGACAGCGTTTCTTCCATGTTTGTCTTTGAGCGCTATTTTCGCTCCGTTGTCAACCAAAAGTTTTGCAAACACCACTGCTAGTTTTTCAGGTTCTATGTCACAAATCTGCAAAAGTGGCGAGTTTCCATCCTGATCACGCAAATTAACATTAATTCCCGATTTTATGAAGAGCAATGCTTGGTTGAAACGACGTTCACAAAGAGCCTTATTTAGTGCCGGCCTCATTTCTCCATGAAAATAAGAATCAAATATAACAAGAAGAGTCAAGCTCGAAAAGTGCTCAAGCATTCAGATTCGGGCAGCGAATCTAATCGACAAAAAGCAATCATTTGACAAAAAGCAATAATTCGCTTTTCCTGCGTGGGAGCTAGAAAGCGTATCCAAGCAAAGGAAATGATCTTACCGACTGAAAGTCCGGTTTACATTTAATTTGTTTGTCTTACAATCTTTTTAATTGAAATTCCATTAATTTCACCGAAGAGTGACTGCGATGTTGCAGACTGGTGCAAAATATTAAACGACAATTAGAGAAGGACATCAGAAAGATTTGGATGTAAGAACAGAACTCCATAACCAATCAACGGTGTGACACATTTTTCAGTTTATAGAGAATGTCAATAAATTCGCCGCCATTGGTTGAGTGGATAACTTTTTGGGTCATATATTTAAGGTGGCACTTTTGATCGCACTTTGATAATCCTAATCGGCTCCTACTAAAAGCGTTTTGGCAGGCGACTTTGGCACGTTTCCTTACAGATATCATTTAGTTTCCATAGTCATAACATTCTGAGGTAATAAAGTTGGAGGACAATAATGCTCTCTTGGTGTTTCGTGAAATTAGATAAATATTCCCGTCGGTGAAATCTAAAAATAAACGGAATGAAGCCGTCCGCACTGCAAACAAATTCTATGattacaaaaaagaacaatggaGCATTTACTACGTTATTGAGTATTCAGCGAACTCGAATTAAAGAATTCCAATAGAAAAACTGCCATAACTGTTCCCTTAATAAAAAGCCTTTAAATTATATCATGCGACAACAATGAGGCGGATGCAGTTCCGTTAAtagttttaaaataatttcacTGACGGAAACAAGCGGTTTAGGAGTTGGAAATTGTTGACAAGAGTTAATATTAAAGTATATTTTAACATCTAGAGAGCTTCAACAAAATGTACACCAAAACATAATGTTCCTCCCAAAATTTTATTGCaataaaaacatgataattaTCTATATAACAAAAGGGTGTTTCGGGGtaaaataaaatctaaaataaaataaataaatgaatgtttaaaaaagaaatactaatgtttttttttactattctGACATAAAAAATGAAGGTTTCCCGTGACAAAAGAGCTGCTACATCTACACAAAACACAAactcaaaaacacacacacaaaaaaatgccaaaagctaatcaaatttttaaaagaaataaaaatgtttttcttggTTCCGGGTCCATGGCTTGTCGTGTAGGATCTTGTTCTGTGAAGAATAGAAACGAAGAAGAAATAGTTAggtgtcttgcggcttgttgTAAAACAAAGTGCCTAAGATTGTTTCCTCGAAAAAAACGTGTCATTAAACAAAAGTCAATGCCCGCTCTAAAAACTCGAAGTGTCGATAAAAGAAAGCTACATGCTCGGGCCTGTTTTAGCCTTCACTGTATTTTGACTTCTTCGAGGAACACTCCAGTTGTGTTAGGCGGGGGGAAGTTTTTTAACATGAAGATGAATTGAGATTAAACTACTCAGCCACTGGCCTCCGTTGTTTTTTAACATGAAGATGAATTGAGATTTAACTTCTCAGCCACTGGCCTCCGTTGTTTTTTAACATGAAGATGAATTGAGATTTAAATTCTCAGCTACTAGCCTCCGAGGCCTATAAGGTATAAACGTTTTTTGCAATGTTTTATACCTTGGGCGATTGATCTAGCATGTGAGCCTCCAGGCCTTCTGAAACTGGTCAGCGTTGTTAAGAAACTCTCCCGTGGGGGACTGGAACTCATCGTACTGCTCGCCGTTCATGTCCCCGCACAGACCTCGCAGACGGTTTTGGAGGAAGGGATTGGCGTGGACCTGGATCCTGTTGGACATGTAGACCACGTGAAGGGAGGAGAGCTAGAAcaacaaaaagaacaaaaaaaatttttttcgtGTTTCATTTTTCATGAGCAGTCCTTCATATAAGAATTTTGTGATATTTTTGGCTAAGCaagttcttatattttttagtataaaaatccgcaatttctTATACTGATTATACTGTAATTGGTAACAGGTTGCAGACCAGTGAGTAATAGAAATGTAATGCTGGGggtctctctttttttactttaaattattttatgTGTAGAGAAAGGAAGAGCCGCATGGAAATATCTGCTAAGAAGAGCAGGGGAAGGAGGTTTATCAAATTTTGAGACGTATCACAACGGAGTAGCGACTCGACTACTGACTACTTTACATAAAGAGTCATGTGATTCTGCAGCAATCCTCTATTGGGCCCGCTGGTGTTGATTGACACTGACCTTGTAGTTGATTTGGACCTTGATACGCTGCTCGCGCCTGACAATTCTCGCGGCTCCGCTGACCTCGCACACCTTATCCTCACATGCCTTGCCGTTGACCGTGACGGTGAGATCGGGGCTGACCTTGATAATCACCTAGAATATCATCACATCAAAGCATTATATAAGCACACTTAGAACCTAgcgttaataaaaaaaattacaagacaAGCACATTGTCTTGATAATCACCTAGAATATCAACACAACATACATTAATATAAACCCATCTAGAACCTAACATTGATTAACAATGTACAAGACAGAAACTAGAGCCTATCTATAATCAATAGAGAGGCCGTTTGCCACAGAGGCTCTCCTTGCGTTTAACATGTGGGGCGCATTCAAGGCGCATTCGTAGTTTGTGAGATGTGAACGTATTTACCTGTTTTGTGATCTTCACGATGACTTGGAGATGCAGCCTGTTCTGCTGGTCACGCTTAGCCAACACGCGAAACACTTCGTTATTCCTGTCCTGGGCCAACACATACTGCACGCATTTCGGCTTGTCTTGGTTCAGTTTGATGCTTTGGTTGTCAAACAACTCAAGCTTTTGGTGACTCAGGCGACACTCGGCTGTAAAACAAAGCGCATGACCATTTGATGAGAATGGGATTCGTAACAGATGTTTGCTAAATGGTTATGATGTTATAATGATACGGATAATGACAAAGATGATAATAACGATGACATTGTGAGTTGACGATGGTTTTAttgtaataatgatgatgatgatgatatttatGATGGCTTGGCTGATGATGATACATTTCTGAAAAGGATAACGGTGATGGCATAAGTGATAGCAAAAATGATGAAGATCTTGTAGACATTGGAAGATCATGCTGCTGATTATGACGCTGATGTTGTATTAATCTGATAAAAGTAATAATTacggtgatggcaatgataatgatgctaCTGCTAATGCTACATTGATTTAAGGTATCCCACTACGTCCCTCACCGTAAGCCAGTTCTCGGATGTCTTGCAGTGACCCTGGGAGCTTGTTAATCCTGACGGGGAGAGACATCACCTTGGACTGGAAGAAACCGACAGGCGTGCGGGCCTTCAGAAGAGCCGTCAGCGGTGACAAGAGCTCCATGACAATCTCCAGGCTCTGCCCTTGCGTGCTATTAAAGTGGGAGACTGAGGAAAAGGTCTGTAGGAAGTACAGCAGCTGAGGTTCCCAATCTTTCAGGAAGGTCGTGAGATACACTGGCAGCTGGGTgaggaaagaagaaaagacatagttagtaaaacagaCACGGAGAGTTGGAAATAATAAGCTTTCCAAAATATTGTCCAGTCTGTTCATGTATGAATACTTTGGCTCGAGTTGATGATCAGATTATCCTTGAACACCATTATATAGGTATACTCTTATCTCTATTAAGCCCTAGTTAAACAAGGCTTTGTAGTGGCATCTAACCTCTACCAAATCAGAATTCCGAAAAGAATACTATACAGGCTATACCCTTTCAAACAAAGGCTATTAATAGTTCACCTTATCCCACACGCATGTCAGATTCAGCCGTCGCCTATTCGTGGGCTCAATCCTGCCCTGGATCTGTACTCGGTATGGCATCGACTTGATGCCGAACAAGAACTCAAGGTCCCAGGTCTTTAGCTCGGGTAAGTCGGCAGTCAGCTTAAAAAAGGTCTCGGGGGAGTAGCCGGGGAGGCGCATGGGGGAAGCCTCGATGATCAGTTGGCGTGTTTGGTAGTTGAAGGTAATGTTCATGGGGAAGTCGCGCTTGACGGTTTGGCCAGAGGAGGAGAACGTGCCCTCGATTTGCATCTCTAATAATGATAGTGAACACGTTTAAAAAATGTCTCTATAGCATTCCATTTAGAGGTAAAATGTGAGGATAAAATGGTGGTGTGTGGTAATATAAGATCACAATGCCTCTGGTTGTGTTTTTACCACAAAGAGAAGTACATAAAATTGGCAGACGGTATATATACTCGCTTCAGACATAAAAACTGTGGAACAAGTGAATTGTTGAAATCAGCCCCGACCGTATTGATGGGTGGATGGGAGCTACAAATGGAGGAACAAAGACACTCTTAGCTCTCTTGTCCAATAGATTTATACAACAcgtcctttttttatttatttgactCAGCAACAAACGATAACTCTCCATTCCTCCCACCAAGACCCCTCTTTGTATATCATTCACCGTCCTTCACCAAAATATCCATAATCAACATACTTTGTGCATAGTATACGAGGTGCCACAGACATATCTAGTTGACTTACGTTGGGCGCTGTTTTCCTTGACCTTCAACTGGATGGTGACGAACTCGGCGGCATCTTTAGTGGGCGTGGATACCACGTGGACCTCGGACCTGAACAGGGTCGAGAGGACTGGGACCTCGCGCAGGCGCAGGGCGGCTAGAGTGGGCAGCACTCCCGTTATGCATCGCTCCACTCCAGTGAAAGCATCCCCAAAACAGATTGGGTCGATCTGtggcagaaaaaaaagagcGTCTCGAGGTGCTTCTGCCTACTGGTACCACTCCAGGTACAATAGGTATCAATATAATGTACACAAGAAGAGGTTGCAAGTGGTTTGGGAGTATGATTTATACGACCTGTGTAACTGTCCGCGCCGCTTTTTCTCATAGATGCTTCGAGATAATATTACTCGTTACTGCGGTTACATGATGAGCCTCGTAGCCATGGTAACGTGCTGTGTCTCGTAACCTTGGTAACGTGTTGAGCCTCCTTACCGTGGTCAGATGCAGGCGCGGGATGTCCAGGCTGATATGTCTCCTCTCGATCGAGTACTCCTTGAACTTCATAATCTCCACTATGCCGCAGAAGCCTTGGATGGAGGGGTCTTTGGAGTGAGGCGCCATCACAAACACTTCCTGGCTCGTTTTTGGGTTTTCAATCTTCCATGTGTACTGCTTGTCGGGCGTGTAGTCCATGTCTATCTTGAGCCATGGTCGCATCTGCATCTTGTTGTCCACCAGGACTCCCACGCGCACGAAAGGGTTATGGACGTTGACCTGACCTAGTGTGAAGGTCGAGATGCTAAGAGACAAAAACGGAGGATCATCACTAAGAATACTAACTGAAGCACTTAGACCCTGTCCACACTAATACGGAATCGGATATAGGCGCATACAGATGGTAGCGACAGACTTCTGAAAGATCTGCCTCTGACACTGAATCTCCGAGTACAGTATTCATGGGTCTGTTGACAACTCTGACATATGGCAAGCTTAGACGCGATATCTGAGACTGGATGCACATACAGTCGAAGCTTTATGAGCgaccgctctcgtaagcgaccagctccgataacgaccacgatcacgaatcaccgattgaattgtcaaacaaactctgtaattctaagctctcgtaagcgaccaacttatcggtgcgaccagctccgttaacgaccacaatttcaaaccaccaactgagattttctttgatttttaatctctcgtaagcgaccacaatgatttttgccaacacctgataaacatcatatccaatgcattctgaaatcacatataaagCGTAGTAGGGCAACCATGTGGGCAACCAGTAGGCAACCATTAAAGAATTTCATAATTACAATTTTCTtaacttcaatttcaaccatgggattgacatttctttgtctccagaaaatttataaatgcaaggaatctctagTCCATTACCAGCTCCACGATTTATCATTTTTCCAGTTACAATAGCTATCCACTTGTTTGTTGCACGCTTTAGAAATCGGCTAACAAAAGACGCCATGCGATCGTCGTAGACGCAGAAGATATTCTCATGACGAAAAGTTTAAG encodes:
- the LOC116619357 gene encoding uncharacterized protein LOC116619357 — its product is MDFVAESKPYRIALYFLTLVGSLLFVLWKAVGVSLACRSLPKRWLVFPLLGFTSITVAWREIYMFMVEGAREFPDFRTYLKESEIIVEAYSVVTNTNEGYWWSSQLLMFVLPYVVFINTKARQINIPTLELCAYTWLGFGGAISTSFALFIYRYDVTTYMKTTKELTIVESKIAMPGIAALFICLWSGYMNTIFLYTSVDSSFKAYLLLLHVFLFLPSLLPALQMKHKDNILDDNLKGFVPLLYALLAFFIACHHFYFSHTILHSDFAPEAFVKLIASGFDHHSQNGISSDLVFSFLVCVCYFLVKPIGTPASSPVLIPFICLTPCFSLGCTFSLVMLYDEFLQENKTKQKTE
- the LOC5514429 gene encoding protein YIPF5; the encoded protein is MADYNNAYYPQDQGFYQDGFYNTNYDQNHQQQGYDYNQQNQYDQHAGNYYYDPNVHQQQDYPGNSFQMGGVKQVDEAHTSGFEDEPPLLEELGLNLDHIWQKTLSVLHPLKPTDQHIMDDTDLGGPLLFCLAFGGILLLHGKVTFGYIYGYSLLGCIAMYAILNLMSLADVSFSTVVSVLGYCLLPMVGLSAIALIVSLQGALGSVLTAVTIGWCSLVSSKLFVIALGMDHQQPLVAYPCALLYGVFALLTVF
- the LOC125563785 gene encoding uncharacterized protein LOC125563785 — translated: MLEHFSSLTLLVIFDSYFHGEMRPALNKALCERRFNQALLFIKSGINVNLRDQDGNSPLLQICDIEPEKLAVVFAKLLVDNGAKIALKDKHGRNAVMKAVLSEKEQLLTLFLTRVSSFNINDRDKKGNTALFYAASIGNFDILRKLVVVYRKFRLSVDVTNKDGITPLIQASKSGNMLCAQHLLKEGKASQEIRDDIDWKTAREWAKMVKNSWLSPLSLSGSSSDKVNKSSVKIPRINAEFNARFENGEECPERPHTAPTGHKAKQSRSQRDELSLLFELYQCQLSTSYRVCPVKPTNRITEAEIEKEREESPSPQIQRRKSSLFKTKGEDIIKLQRRGSVICSPTLGATGKRLSQSFPGSHMERGSLMGRLSSSSLKMEQVRATGRPKPPVRSKSVMPMLSLRAITETEYSNSNDELGGAGHYNNMAAKYCHSNNGF